The Hymenobacter oligotrophus genome has a window encoding:
- a CDS encoding 1-deoxy-D-xylulose-5-phosphate reductoisomerase yields the protein MSSYQPRSLALLGSTGSIGTQTLDVVRAHPGRFLVVALTAQRNADLLVAQAREFRPAVVVIGDEAQYATVREALTDQPETQVMTGLDALAEAAARPDVDVVLTALVGYAGLLPTIAALKAGKTIALANKETLVVAGQLVTRLARQSGSAIYPVDSEHSAIFQCLVGEEPNSVEKIILTASGGPFRGRSAQELATVTKAQALKHPNWDMGAKITIDSASLMNKGLEVIEAKWLFGLTDEQIEVVVHPQSIIHSLVQFTDGSLKAQLGLPDMKLPIQYALGYPERLPNNFPRFSFLDYPQLTFERPDGDTFRNLPLAFEAMRRGGNAPCVLNAANEVAVAAFLRDQIGFLQLPDVVENCLARVSYLAEPSLDDYVHTDAETRRVASELVK from the coding sequence ATGTCTTCGTATCAGCCCCGTTCTCTTGCCCTCCTAGGTTCTACCGGTTCCATCGGCACCCAAACGCTCGATGTCGTGCGGGCCCACCCGGGGCGCTTCTTGGTAGTAGCTCTCACCGCCCAGCGCAATGCCGACTTGCTGGTGGCGCAAGCGCGCGAATTTCGGCCCGCGGTAGTGGTAATTGGCGACGAAGCCCAGTACGCCACGGTGCGCGAGGCCTTGACTGATCAGCCCGAAACCCAGGTAATGACCGGGCTCGATGCCTTGGCCGAAGCCGCCGCCCGTCCCGATGTGGATGTGGTGCTTACGGCGCTTGTGGGCTACGCTGGCTTGCTGCCCACCATAGCGGCCCTTAAAGCCGGCAAAACCATCGCCCTGGCCAACAAGGAAACCCTGGTGGTGGCCGGGCAGCTGGTTACGCGCCTGGCCCGGCAGTCCGGCTCGGCCATTTACCCCGTCGACTCGGAGCACTCGGCCATTTTTCAATGCCTGGTAGGGGAGGAGCCTAATTCGGTTGAGAAAATCATCCTCACGGCTTCGGGTGGGCCTTTCCGGGGCCGCTCGGCGCAGGAACTGGCTACCGTAACCAAGGCCCAGGCCCTGAAGCACCCCAACTGGGACATGGGCGCCAAAATCACCATCGACTCGGCTTCCCTGATGAACAAAGGCTTGGAGGTGATAGAAGCCAAATGGCTTTTTGGGCTGACCGACGAGCAGATTGAAGTGGTAGTACACCCGCAAAGCATCATTCACTCGCTGGTGCAGTTCACGGATGGCTCGCTGAAGGCGCAGCTCGGGCTACCCGATATGAAGCTGCCCATTCAGTACGCCCTGGGTTACCCCGAGCGCCTGCCCAACAATTTTCCTCGGTTCAGCTTCCTGGATTACCCACAGCTCACCTTCGAGCGGCCCGATGGCGACACCTTCCGCAACCTGCCGCTGGCGTTTGAGGCCATGCGCCGGGGCGGCAACGCGCCGTGCGTACTCAACGCCGCCAACGAGGTAGCCGTAGCCGCGTTCCTGCGCGACCAGATCGGCTTTCTGCAATTGCCCGATGTGGTAGAAAACTGCCTCGCCCGCGTTTCGTACCTTGCCGAACCTTCGCTCGACGACTACGTGCACACCGACGCCGAAACTCGGCGGGTGGCTTCGGAGTTGGTGAAGTGA
- a CDS encoding phytanoyl-CoA dioxygenase family protein: MLDFLRHKLRSLKLTYTVYNFLHQRKLRHNEQLYRRYGLRKRVYQSVSSDDFKALGAGEPPRFDVHDSRLAASNYPEFKQFSPATQEGIRLWSERGYMVLRGFFSPDEVATINGEIERLIGQGEANWRYSHVKIMFAIHQSEAIRRIVAKPELHAVLGFLLGKPVTHPFQSINFIQGSQQRAHSDTIHMTTYPLGYMVAAWIALENIDASNGPVFYYPGSHRLPYVLNNDYPHGNTHFTIGESAYKAYENAIEAVVQQNQLRPEEFHAQAGDVLLWHANLLHGGMPIQAAHRTRQSMVLHYFADDVICYHEITQRPALREQP, from the coding sequence ATGCTCGATTTCTTACGCCACAAGCTTCGTTCCCTGAAGCTAACGTACACGGTCTACAACTTTCTGCACCAGCGCAAACTGCGCCACAACGAGCAGTTGTACCGCCGCTACGGCTTGCGCAAGCGCGTGTACCAATCGGTGTCTTCCGACGACTTCAAAGCCCTAGGTGCCGGCGAGCCGCCGCGCTTCGATGTGCACGACAGCCGCCTCGCAGCCAGCAACTACCCGGAGTTTAAGCAGTTTTCGCCAGCTACTCAGGAGGGTATTCGGTTGTGGTCGGAGCGCGGCTACATGGTGCTGCGTGGATTTTTCAGCCCCGATGAAGTGGCCACCATCAACGGCGAAATTGAGCGGCTGATTGGGCAAGGCGAAGCCAACTGGCGCTACAGCCACGTCAAAATCATGTTCGCCATTCACCAATCGGAGGCAATTCGGCGCATCGTGGCCAAGCCCGAGCTGCACGCGGTACTCGGCTTTCTGCTGGGCAAGCCCGTGACGCATCCGTTCCAGAGCATCAACTTCATCCAGGGCAGCCAGCAGCGCGCCCACTCCGATACCATCCACATGACCACCTACCCCCTGGGTTACATGGTGGCTGCCTGGATTGCCCTGGAGAACATCGACGCCAGCAACGGGCCGGTGTTTTACTACCCCGGCAGTCACCGCCTGCCCTACGTGCTCAACAACGACTACCCGCACGGCAACACGCATTTCACCATCGGCGAATCGGCCTACAAAGCCTACGAAAACGCCATCGAGGCCGTGGTGCAGCAAAACCAGCTACGCCCCGAGGAGTTTCATGCCCAAGCCGGCGACGTGCTGTTGTGGCACGCCAACCTGCTGCACGGCGGCATGCCCATCCAAGCTGCCCATCGCACGCGCCAAAGCATGGTGCTGCACTACTTCGCCGACGACGTGATTTGCTACCACGAAATCACGCAGCGGCCGGCCTTGCGCGAGCAGCCCTAA
- a CDS encoding 3-oxoacyl-ACP synthase: protein MATFNKRSLYTACQTYVQQRIDTCQAAIQAAQESANSETKSSAGDKYETGRAMAQNERDRNAVQLHEAKKLLAELERIDPEKPCDAVWPGALVRTNIGQFYVGISAGKLAIDGAEYFAVSAAAPIAAALSGKRAGEQATFNGKQIRIEAVV, encoded by the coding sequence GTGGCTACATTCAATAAACGCTCCTTATACACCGCCTGCCAAACCTACGTGCAGCAGCGCATCGATACTTGCCAAGCGGCCATTCAGGCCGCGCAGGAGTCGGCCAACAGCGAAACCAAGAGCAGCGCCGGCGACAAGTACGAAACCGGCCGGGCCATGGCCCAGAACGAGCGCGACCGTAACGCCGTGCAACTGCACGAAGCCAAGAAGCTACTGGCCGAGTTGGAACGCATCGATCCGGAGAAGCCATGTGATGCAGTGTGGCCGGGTGCCTTGGTGCGCACTAACATAGGGCAGTTTTACGTCGGCATCAGCGCCGGCAAGCTCGCCATTGATGGGGCTGAATATTTCGCGGTATCGGCCGCGGCGCCCATTGCGGCAGCTTTAAGCGGCAAGCGCGCGGGCGAGCAGGCTACTTTCAACGGAAAGCAGATCCGAATCGAGGCTGTGGTGTAA
- a CDS encoding DUF3575 domain-containing protein: MKKLLLCLAALLSAHLGHAQKTVAKLNTVSLLYRTASVLAERQVHPAVSVQLGVFYTHSTGQMFSDRELSGFGITPEVRFYPSGTALQGFYLGLYARYQHFRAHEDIKQSMFPTRPEDQTLPGRPIDGTINAFGLGLTTGYQVRITKHLRLDPFVGLGFNTAFSNVTTPGFTNHEFYTAQTHDGAEPRLGLAVGYAF; the protein is encoded by the coding sequence ATGAAGAAATTGCTACTCTGCCTCGCCGCGCTGTTGAGCGCCCACCTAGGGCACGCGCAGAAGACAGTTGCGAAGCTCAACACCGTAAGCCTGCTGTACCGCACGGCTTCGGTGCTGGCCGAGCGGCAAGTGCATCCAGCAGTCAGCGTGCAGCTGGGCGTGTTTTACACCCACAGCACCGGCCAGATGTTCAGCGACCGGGAGCTGTCGGGTTTTGGCATTACGCCCGAAGTGCGGTTCTATCCCTCCGGCACCGCTTTGCAAGGTTTTTACCTAGGGCTGTATGCGCGTTACCAGCACTTCCGGGCGCACGAGGACATCAAGCAATCAATGTTTCCAACTCGCCCCGAAGACCAAACCCTGCCCGGTCGGCCCATCGACGGCACCATCAACGCCTTTGGACTGGGCTTAACCACTGGCTATCAAGTGCGCATAACCAAACACCTCCGGCTCGATCCGTTTGTGGGCCTGGGTTTCAACACGGCCTTCAGCAACGTAACCACGCCGGGCTTTACCAACCACGAGTTTTACACCGCCCAAACCCACGACGGCGCCGAGCCACGCCTGGGCCTGGCCGTGGGCTACGCGTTTTAG
- a CDS encoding four helix bundle protein: MLERPYTELQVWQRCRALVGQIYDLTRGFPREEMLGLTNQMRRAAVSIPSNIAEGCGRQHQRDTIQFLFVARGSLFELETQCYLAADQQYLSAEQLQAVLANLNDCRKLLQGFIRYYRNLSPSSGTTLPDNGQLKTDN, from the coding sequence ATGCTAGAGCGTCCGTATACCGAACTGCAGGTATGGCAACGGTGCCGGGCGTTGGTGGGGCAGATTTACGACCTGACGCGCGGTTTTCCCCGTGAAGAGATGTTGGGGCTGACAAACCAGATGCGGCGTGCGGCGGTATCCATTCCCTCGAACATTGCGGAAGGCTGCGGACGCCAGCACCAGCGCGACACAATCCAATTCTTGTTTGTGGCTCGCGGTTCGTTGTTCGAACTCGAAACACAATGTTATTTGGCAGCTGATCAGCAATACCTCTCAGCCGAGCAACTGCAGGCGGTGCTTGCCAACCTCAACGACTGCCGAAAACTGCTACAAGGCTTCATTCGCTACTACCGAAACCTCTCACCTTCGTCGGGAACAACCCTGCCTGACAACGGACAACTAAAAACTGACAACTAA